The Anaerotignum faecicola genome contains a region encoding:
- a CDS encoding CHC2 zinc finger domain-containing protein, translating into MNVFEAVKQNLTTRQAAEMYGIQVNRHGMAVCPFHNDKNPSMKVDKRFHCFACQADGDAVDFVSRLFGLPSKAAAMKLADDFGISYDNRQKHRIKPHIREPTPEQRYRQEESRCYKVLSDYFHHLRTWKQQYAPKQPEDEWHPLFVEALQRESHIEYLLDVLLYGTAEEKKALVAEQRKEVMNLEQRFAEHPDEHDRGGSQRKSGLDR; encoded by the coding sequence ATGAATGTATTTGAAGCGGTCAAACAGAACTTGACCACCCGACAGGCGGCAGAGATGTACGGCATTCAGGTCAACCGTCATGGCATGGCAGTCTGCCCGTTTCACAATGACAAGAATCCCAGCATGAAGGTGGACAAGCGTTTCCATTGTTTCGCTTGCCAAGCGGACGGAGATGCAGTTGATTTTGTTTCCCGTCTGTTCGGACTGCCCAGCAAAGCCGCCGCTATGAAGCTGGCTGATGATTTCGGTATCAGCTACGACAACAGGCAGAAGCACAGAATCAAGCCCCATATCCGAGAGCCTACCCCGGAACAGAGATACCGCCAGGAAGAAAGCAGATGCTACAAGGTGCTGTCCGATTACTTCCATCATCTCAGGACATGGAAGCAACAATACGCACCAAAGCAGCCGGAGGACGAATGGCATCCTCTGTTCGTGGAAGCCCTGCAACGAGAAAGCCATATCGAATATCTGCTGGATGTTCTTCTGTACGGCACAGCCGAGGAAAAGAAGGCTCTGGTTGCCGAGCAAAGAAAAGAGGTGATGAATCTTGAACAACGATTTGCAGAACACCCAGACGAGCATGACCGTGGAGGAAGTCAGAGGAAGTCTGGACTCGACCGATAA